A single window of Pseudoalteromonas ulvae UL12 DNA harbors:
- a CDS encoding GTP-binding protein has translation MAKEKFERVKPHVNVGTIGHVDHGKTTLTAAITNVLAKVYGGTAKDFASIDNAPEER, from the coding sequence ATGGCAAAAGAAAAGTTTGAACGCGTAAAACCGCACGTAAATGTTGGTACTATCGGCCACGTTGACCACGGTAAAACAACTCTAACTGCAGCAATCACTAACGTACTTGCCAAAGTATACGGTGGTACTGCTAAAGATTTCGCATCAATCGATAACGCTCCAGAAGAGCGCG